A region of Paenibacillus sp. JNUCC-31 DNA encodes the following proteins:
- a CDS encoding ABC transporter ATP-binding protein: MMKLFRMLKPYRIPIFFILGLVLLQSLAELYLPTLMADIVNDGIVKGDVPYIWQIGGWMLVIAIGGTACSVTASYLSSRTAGGFAKKLRSRVFRHVENFSLQEFDKLGTASLITRTTNDITQVQNVLTMMLRMMVMAPMMCIGGIFMAVSQDAKLSTIFLVVLPVLAGAIALIGAKGLPLFKQIQKKLDRLNLVLREQLTGIRVVRSFNRGEHERVRFNGANTDLRDVSIKVNVLMATLMPVMMLVMNFSMIAILYFGGQRIDSGNMDIGSLIAFIQYAMQIMFSLIMVSIIFVMIPRASASAERINEVLDMHPDLSNPEQPRNMKSLQGTIEFDNVTFRYPGAENAALSGISFTARPGETTAIIGGTGSGKSTLLSLIPRFYDVTEGTVRVNGTDVRELRQEDLRAKIGFVPQKAVLFTGTIAENIRHGKDDATMEEIVRAAQTAQAENFITEMKDGYDSVIAQGGNNVSGGQKQRLSIARALIRRPEVYIFDDSFSALDFKTDAKLRAALKTETTEAAVLIVAQRVSTVMDADRILVMDEGRIVGSGTHRELLEHNEVYREIVSSQLTEEEIA; this comes from the coding sequence ATGATGAAATTGTTTCGCATGCTGAAGCCGTACCGAATCCCCATTTTCTTTATTTTGGGTCTGGTGCTGCTGCAGTCATTGGCTGAGCTGTACTTGCCAACCCTGATGGCGGATATCGTCAATGACGGTATCGTAAAAGGGGATGTTCCTTACATCTGGCAGATTGGCGGCTGGATGCTGGTAATCGCCATTGGAGGCACAGCCTGTTCCGTAACAGCCAGTTATCTGTCCTCCCGTACAGCGGGTGGATTTGCCAAAAAACTGCGCAGCAGAGTGTTCCGCCATGTGGAGAACTTTTCGTTACAGGAATTCGATAAATTGGGTACAGCATCGCTGATTACCCGTACGACCAATGATATAACGCAGGTTCAGAACGTACTAACGATGATGCTGCGCATGATGGTTATGGCTCCGATGATGTGTATCGGTGGTATCTTTATGGCTGTATCCCAGGATGCCAAATTATCGACCATCTTCCTGGTGGTCCTGCCTGTGCTGGCGGGAGCCATTGCACTGATTGGTGCGAAGGGTCTGCCTTTGTTCAAACAAATTCAGAAAAAGCTGGACCGACTTAATTTGGTATTGCGTGAGCAACTAACAGGGATTCGTGTAGTTCGTTCCTTTAATCGCGGGGAGCATGAGCGTGTTCGTTTTAATGGAGCCAATACGGATCTGAGAGACGTTTCCATTAAAGTGAATGTACTCATGGCAACATTAATGCCTGTCATGATGCTGGTTATGAACTTTTCTATGATTGCGATCCTTTATTTTGGTGGACAGCGGATTGACAGCGGCAATATGGATATTGGTTCATTGATTGCCTTTATTCAGTATGCGATGCAAATCATGTTCTCTCTCATTATGGTCTCCATTATCTTTGTCATGATTCCAAGAGCTTCGGCTTCGGCAGAGCGGATCAACGAAGTATTGGATATGCATCCGGATCTCAGCAACCCAGAGCAGCCTCGAAATATGAAATCGCTGCAAGGCACCATTGAATTCGACAACGTGACATTCCGTTATCCGGGTGCAGAGAATGCTGCTTTGTCAGGCATTTCATTTACGGCACGCCCGGGTGAGACTACAGCCATTATTGGCGGTACGGGCTCAGGGAAATCCACATTACTTAGTCTTATCCCACGTTTTTATGATGTAACCGAGGGTACTGTACGGGTGAATGGTACGGATGTGCGTGAGCTTCGGCAGGAAGATTTGCGGGCCAAAATTGGATTTGTACCGCAGAAGGCGGTTCTTTTCACCGGAACGATTGCGGAGAATATTCGGCACGGGAAGGATGACGCCACGATGGAGGAAATTGTGCGAGCCGCTCAAACGGCCCAGGCAGAGAACTTCATTACGGAGATGAAAGACGGTTACGACAGCGTCATTGCGCAGGGAGGTAACAACGTATCCGGTGGACAGAAGCAGCGTTTGTCCATTGCACGCGCACTCATTCGCCGTCCGGAAGTATATATTTTTGATGACAGCTTCTCGGCTCTCGATTTCAAAACCGATGCCAAACTTCGTGCTGCCCTGAAGACTGAAACGACTGAAGCAGCAGTGCTTATTGTGGCTCAGCGTGTAAGTACGGTGATGGATGCGGATCGTATTCTGGTGATGGATGAGGGACGGATTGTCGGTTCAGGAACACATAGAGAGCTGCTGGAGCACAATGAAGTGTATCGCGAGATTGTATCCTCCCAGCTGACAGAGGAGGAGATCGCATGA
- a CDS encoding MarR family winged helix-turn-helix transcriptional regulator — MTGIDPVAQKVLYSIMQFSKGKWRQHKPHGRNHNEIMVLGSLLHGMHPGERLNWKDNPPDFNDTIQSNHPGLKVSEISALLRVKSPTITPVIRGLEDEGLVKRTMDPEDRRAVRITITDAGREIIRAAHEERMQTFNQLVEHLGEEDSLQLAELLTKVYTFFDTLVSQQTDTSTQGDDKP, encoded by the coding sequence ATGACTGGTATAGATCCGGTCGCCCAGAAGGTTTTATACTCCATCATGCAGTTTAGTAAAGGCAAATGGAGGCAGCATAAACCTCATGGGCGCAATCATAATGAAATTATGGTATTGGGCAGTTTACTCCACGGCATGCATCCTGGAGAACGGTTGAACTGGAAGGACAATCCGCCTGATTTCAATGACACAATCCAATCGAATCATCCAGGACTGAAAGTATCGGAAATCAGTGCTTTGTTGCGCGTAAAATCACCGACGATTACTCCTGTCATTCGAGGTCTTGAGGATGAGGGACTGGTCAAGCGAACTATGGACCCCGAGGATCGACGGGCAGTTCGCATCACCATTACCGACGCAGGCCGAGAGATTATTCGAGCTGCACATGAGGAGCGAATGCAAACATTCAACCAGCTCGTCGAGCATTTGGGAGAGGAAGACAGTCTTCAATTAGCGGAGTTGTTGACCAAGGTGTACACCTTTTTTGATACATTGGTTTCCCAACAGACGGATACGTCCACACAAGGAGATGATAAGCCATGA